The Henckelia pumila isolate YLH828 chromosome 2, ASM3356847v2, whole genome shotgun sequence genome includes a window with the following:
- the LOC140879524 gene encoding glyoxylate/succinic semialdehyde reductase 2, chloroplastic isoform X2, translated as MAIAEAASHFRSPPKLQFSHRLTAMAAALRSPGVPAHFKTTPVSNKLRCSSKAPGTSTPKDETPSRLGFLGLGIMGSPMAQNLVKAGYDVTVWSRTRSKCDPLISLGAQYKNTPVEVAASCEITFAMLADPESAVDVACGEHGAASGMSPGKGYIDVSTVDGATSKFIGTHIKSTGALFLEAPVSGSKKPAEDGKLIFLTAGDKSLYETASPLLDVMGKSRFYLGDVGNGAAMKLVVNMIMGSMMASFSEGLLLSEKLGLDPSVLVEVISQGAISAPMYSVKGPSMIQSLYPTAFPLKHQQKDLRLALGLAESVSQPTPVAAAANELYKLAKSRGLSDHDFSAVIEALKSQLEQNK; from the exons ATGGCAATTGCTGAAGCTGCCAGCCATTTTCGATCGCCTCCAAAACTTCAATTTTCTCATCGTCTCACAGCCATGGCCGCGGCTTTGCGCTCCCCGGGAGTTCCCGCCCACTTCAAAACCACACCCGTTTCGAATAAACTTCGATGCTCTTCTAAGGCGCCAGGCACAAGTACTCCAAAAG ATGAAACGCCATCTCGCCTCGGATTTCTGGGTCTTGGAATTATGGGGTCTCCCATGGCGCAAAATCTCGTAAAGGCAGG ATATGATGTTACGGTTTGGAGTAGGACCAGGAGCAAATGCGATCCACTCATCTCATTGGGTGCACA ATATAAAAACACTCCAGTGGAAGTAGCTGCCTCCTGTGAGATCACATTTGCAATGCTTGCTGATCCCGAAAGTGCA GTGGACGTTGCATGTGGAGAGCATGGAGCTGCAAGTGGTATGAGTCCTGGGAAAGG CTATATAGATGTCTCCACTGTAGATGGTGCAACTTCCAAATTCATAGGCACACATATCAAATCTACTGGAGCTCTATTTTTGGAG GCTCCAGTTTCAGGCTCAAAAAAGCCAGCTGAAGATGGAAAGTTAATCTTTCTTACTGCTG GCGACAAGTCGTTGTATGAGACTGCCAGCCCACTTTTAGATGTCATGGGAAAG TCAAGATTTTATCTTGGTGATGTTGGTAATGGAGCGGCAATGAAGCTAGTTGTCAACATGATAATGGGAAG TATGATGGCATCCTTTTCCGAGGGATTGCTTCTCAGTGAGAAACTTGGTTTGGACCCAAGTGTGCTGGTGGAG GTTATCTCCCAAGGAGCCATCAGTGCGCCAATGTACTCTGTGAAAGGCCCTTCCATGATTCAATCTCTGTATCCAACTGCATTTCCATTAAAGCATCAACAGAAG GACCTTCGACTCGCTCTAGGATTAGCTGAATCGGTTTCTCAGCCAACTCCAGTTGCAGCAGCTGCAAATGAACTATACAAGCTAGCGAAATCACGGGGTCTAAGTGACCACGATTTCTCAGCTGTGATTGAAGCTTTGAAGTCTCAATTAGAGCAAAACAAATAG
- the LOC140879524 gene encoding glyoxylate/succinic semialdehyde reductase 2, chloroplastic isoform X1 has product MAIAEAASHFRSPPKLQFSHRLTAMAAALRSPGVPAHFKTTPVSNKLRCSSKAPGTSTPKVRELDETPSRLGFLGLGIMGSPMAQNLVKAGYDVTVWSRTRSKCDPLISLGAQYKNTPVEVAASCEITFAMLADPESAVDVACGEHGAASGMSPGKGYIDVSTVDGATSKFIGTHIKSTGALFLEAPVSGSKKPAEDGKLIFLTAGDKSLYETASPLLDVMGKSRFYLGDVGNGAAMKLVVNMIMGSMMASFSEGLLLSEKLGLDPSVLVEVISQGAISAPMYSVKGPSMIQSLYPTAFPLKHQQKDLRLALGLAESVSQPTPVAAAANELYKLAKSRGLSDHDFSAVIEALKSQLEQNK; this is encoded by the exons ATGGCAATTGCTGAAGCTGCCAGCCATTTTCGATCGCCTCCAAAACTTCAATTTTCTCATCGTCTCACAGCCATGGCCGCGGCTTTGCGCTCCCCGGGAGTTCCCGCCCACTTCAAAACCACACCCGTTTCGAATAAACTTCGATGCTCTTCTAAGGCGCCAGGCACAAGTACTCCAAAAG TGCGTGAACTAGATGAAACGCCATCTCGCCTCGGATTTCTGGGTCTTGGAATTATGGGGTCTCCCATGGCGCAAAATCTCGTAAAGGCAGG ATATGATGTTACGGTTTGGAGTAGGACCAGGAGCAAATGCGATCCACTCATCTCATTGGGTGCACA ATATAAAAACACTCCAGTGGAAGTAGCTGCCTCCTGTGAGATCACATTTGCAATGCTTGCTGATCCCGAAAGTGCA GTGGACGTTGCATGTGGAGAGCATGGAGCTGCAAGTGGTATGAGTCCTGGGAAAGG CTATATAGATGTCTCCACTGTAGATGGTGCAACTTCCAAATTCATAGGCACACATATCAAATCTACTGGAGCTCTATTTTTGGAG GCTCCAGTTTCAGGCTCAAAAAAGCCAGCTGAAGATGGAAAGTTAATCTTTCTTACTGCTG GCGACAAGTCGTTGTATGAGACTGCCAGCCCACTTTTAGATGTCATGGGAAAG TCAAGATTTTATCTTGGTGATGTTGGTAATGGAGCGGCAATGAAGCTAGTTGTCAACATGATAATGGGAAG TATGATGGCATCCTTTTCCGAGGGATTGCTTCTCAGTGAGAAACTTGGTTTGGACCCAAGTGTGCTGGTGGAG GTTATCTCCCAAGGAGCCATCAGTGCGCCAATGTACTCTGTGAAAGGCCCTTCCATGATTCAATCTCTGTATCCAACTGCATTTCCATTAAAGCATCAACAGAAG GACCTTCGACTCGCTCTAGGATTAGCTGAATCGGTTTCTCAGCCAACTCCAGTTGCAGCAGCTGCAAATGAACTATACAAGCTAGCGAAATCACGGGGTCTAAGTGACCACGATTTCTCAGCTGTGATTGAAGCTTTGAAGTCTCAATTAGAGCAAAACAAATAG